In Streptomyces longhuiensis, the following proteins share a genomic window:
- a CDS encoding SpoIIE family protein phosphatase has translation MPSGDMLALINDSGRVVEWGHLAEELFGWSAEEAVGRSVTALMREAATDSKRQRERFSETASVLVKPVLRGTRVVWQVLSAADAMSGQDVAILKAMLAHSPVVVHVLDNQLRVVRTSTTTAGLEDAPVRHLLGKHFTEAYELADPEEEVAVAQRVLESGEPVVNRLVRRIKKPDRPTRLIRSVSYFRLEDSHGDVAGLVASAADVTDRENTQNRLALLDTVRTRVGHRLNVGTVCKELVDAVVPSFAGIADVEVIEDVIRGNEPPPVPVHRNVPLRRTAFQSQIAADHPLGVVRPLPIGTPFSDVLSDLRPRLVSIEEDSSWLAADPARAEVIRRSGAHSLIVAPLALRGHALGVVSFYRHQRQDPFDEEDIAVASAVCAHVALCIDNARQFMREWVIAQTVQRRLLPEPPATHASIDVSQLHLPAPQGGGAWSDAIALPGARTALIVGDVAGQGIAAAITMGLLRTAVHTLAALDLQPDDLLARLSDTVTRLVAARATLPPTDPLSREPVTAGCAIAIYDPVELTCTIARAGLPGPVAVHPDGTSVDLPVPPGPPLAETGNAPFPATTIALPEGSTLAIGTAALADTVLAPSGPLRPLLDSAGTRPLPDLRDDIAHAFPDDNRTGETLMLLARTKALPQDRVLTLPLPAGPEAAPIARAAARRQLDVWGVNEETAFTTELIVSELVGNAVRYGAPPLQLRLVFERMLTCEVSDTAASAPQVKHARTIDETGRGLFIIASVSDQWGTRYQAQGKTVWAAQPTGDSTERQNGAGRPR, from the coding sequence ATGCCCAGCGGCGACATGCTCGCACTCATCAATGACAGTGGCCGGGTGGTCGAGTGGGGGCATCTGGCTGAGGAGCTGTTCGGGTGGTCCGCCGAGGAGGCCGTCGGCCGGTCCGTGACCGCGCTCATGCGTGAGGCCGCCACTGACAGCAAACGCCAGCGGGAACGGTTCTCGGAGACTGCCTCGGTGCTGGTCAAGCCGGTGCTGCGAGGTACTCGCGTGGTGTGGCAGGTGCTCTCGGCGGCGGACGCCATGTCGGGGCAGGACGTGGCGATCTTGAAGGCCATGCTCGCCCACTCCCCGGTCGTAGTGCACGTCCTCGACAACCAGCTGCGCGTGGTCCGCACCAGCACCACCACCGCCGGGCTGGAGGACGCGCCGGTGAGGCACCTGCTGGGCAAGCATTTCACCGAAGCGTACGAACTCGCAGACCCCGAAGAAGAAGTCGCCGTGGCGCAAAGGGTCCTGGAGAGCGGAGAACCGGTGGTGAACCGGCTCGTCCGGCGCATCAAGAAGCCGGACCGGCCCACGCGCCTCATCCGCTCCGTCTCGTACTTCCGCCTGGAGGACTCCCACGGCGATGTGGCCGGACTGGTAGCGTCCGCGGCCGATGTCACCGACCGGGAGAACACACAGAACCGGCTGGCCCTCCTGGACACAGTCCGCACACGAGTGGGGCACCGGCTGAACGTGGGCACCGTCTGCAAGGAACTCGTGGACGCGGTGGTGCCCTCCTTCGCCGGCATCGCCGACGTCGAAGTGATCGAAGACGTCATCCGCGGAAACGAGCCCCCGCCGGTGCCCGTCCACCGGAACGTTCCACTGCGCCGAACAGCCTTCCAAAGCCAAATCGCAGCGGATCATCCACTCGGAGTCGTCCGCCCCCTGCCGATCGGCACCCCCTTCTCCGACGTCCTGTCCGACCTTCGGCCGCGCCTCGTGTCGATCGAGGAGGACAGCTCGTGGCTTGCCGCCGACCCGGCCCGAGCCGAAGTGATCCGGCGATCCGGTGCCCACTCCCTGATCGTGGCACCGCTGGCGTTGCGCGGCCACGCTCTGGGCGTGGTCAGCTTCTACCGCCACCAGCGACAAGACCCCTTCGACGAGGAGGACATCGCGGTGGCGTCCGCAGTGTGTGCCCATGTTGCGCTCTGCATCGACAACGCCCGTCAGTTCATGCGCGAGTGGGTCATCGCGCAGACCGTCCAGCGCAGGCTTCTCCCCGAACCACCTGCCACACACGCCAGCATCGACGTTTCCCAACTGCACCTTCCCGCTCCGCAGGGCGGCGGGGCGTGGTCCGACGCAATCGCGCTGCCCGGCGCACGGACCGCGCTGATCGTCGGCGACGTGGCAGGGCAAGGCATCGCCGCCGCCATCACGATGGGGCTTCTGCGGACGGCCGTCCACACACTCGCCGCCCTGGACCTGCAGCCCGACGACCTGCTGGCCCGCCTCAGCGACACCGTGACCCGTCTCGTGGCCGCGCGCGCAACGCTGCCTCCCACGGATCCCCTGAGCCGTGAGCCGGTCACCGCCGGCTGCGCCATCGCGATCTACGACCCGGTCGAACTCACCTGCACCATCGCCCGCGCCGGCCTCCCCGGGCCGGTCGCAGTCCATCCCGACGGCACATCGGTCGACCTGCCCGTCCCCCCCGGTCCCCCACTCGCCGAAACAGGCAACGCCCCATTCCCCGCGACCACCATCGCCCTCCCCGAAGGAAGCACTCTGGCGATAGGGACGGCCGCGCTCGCGGACACGGTCCTGGCACCGTCCGGTCCACTGCGCCCTCTCTTGGACAGCGCCGGCACAAGGCCTCTGCCTGACCTGCGCGACGACATCGCACACGCGTTCCCCGACGACAACCGGACCGGCGAGACACTGATGCTGCTCGCCCGCACGAAGGCGCTGCCCCAAGACCGGGTACTGACCCTCCCGCTGCCCGCGGGCCCCGAAGCCGCACCGATCGCCCGCGCAGCGGCCCGCCGCCAACTGGATGTCTGGGGGGTGAACGAGGAAACCGCGTTCACCACCGAGCTCATCGTCAGCGAGCTCGTCGGCAACGCGGTCCGCTACGGCGCTCCGCCCCTGCAACTACGCCTCGTCTTCGAGCGGATGCTGACCTGCGAGGTCAGCGACACCGCGGCCAGCGCTCCGCAGGTCAAACATGCCCGCACCATCGACGAGACAGGCCGAGGACTGTTCATCATCGCGAGCGTCTCCGACCAGTGGGGCACCCGCTACCAAGCCCAGGGCAAGACCGTCTGGGCAGCGCAACCGACAGGGGACTCCACGGAACGCCAAAACGGTGCCGGACGTCCACGGTGA